The following are encoded together in the Saliniramus fredricksonii genome:
- a CDS encoding pyridoxal-phosphate dependent enzyme, whose amino-acid sequence MQDSFANPWRGSGIAVDAPFPLDDAGDVARLLAACPAHAPTPLHEVPALATRAGVAQIFLKDERARMGLGSFKALGAAHAIARAASQNVQDNDWAHALSGWIYVTASAGNHGLSVAAGARLFGAQAVIYLAHSVPEAFAERLAAKGAQVVRAGATYEESMAAAEEAARAPGHTLLSDSSWPGYTELPLRVMEGYLQLAAEATAQIHAPPTHILLQAGVGGLAAAVAAHARAVWGDAPTIIVVEPQAAPALIASIRAGHAVTTQGPVSAMGRLDCKAPSLIALKGLSRDADIFVTISEEQAARAVGILAQEGFATTPSGAAGIAALFAGLDCGHDARVMAILSEGREGA is encoded by the coding sequence ATGCAGGACAGTTTCGCCAATCCGTGGCGCGGCAGTGGAATCGCTGTCGATGCGCCGTTTCCGCTCGACGATGCCGGTGATGTCGCCCGCCTCCTCGCCGCTTGCCCGGCCCATGCGCCGACGCCGCTGCATGAGGTTCCCGCGCTCGCCACGCGCGCCGGCGTTGCACAGATCTTCCTCAAGGACGAGCGCGCCCGGATGGGGCTCGGCAGCTTCAAGGCGCTGGGTGCCGCCCATGCGATCGCGCGCGCAGCGTCGCAGAATGTGCAGGACAATGATTGGGCGCACGCGCTTTCCGGGTGGATCTACGTTACCGCGAGCGCAGGCAATCACGGGCTCTCGGTCGCTGCCGGTGCGCGTCTGTTCGGGGCGCAGGCGGTGATCTATCTCGCACACAGCGTGCCCGAGGCCTTCGCCGAACGGCTTGCGGCGAAGGGGGCGCAGGTGGTGCGCGCAGGCGCGACCTATGAGGAGAGCATGGCGGCGGCTGAAGAAGCCGCGCGCGCGCCGGGTCATACGCTTCTGTCGGACAGTTCCTGGCCGGGCTACACGGAACTGCCCCTGCGGGTGATGGAGGGCTATCTCCAGCTCGCCGCCGAGGCCACAGCGCAGATTCATGCGCCGCCGACGCATATCCTGCTCCAGGCCGGTGTCGGCGGGCTCGCCGCTGCCGTCGCGGCCCATGCGCGGGCCGTCTGGGGGGATGCGCCGACCATCATCGTCGTGGAGCCGCAAGCCGCGCCGGCATTGATTGCGAGCATCCGGGCCGGCCACGCGGTCACGACGCAGGGACCGGTCTCCGCCATGGGGCGGCTCGATTGCAAGGCGCCGTCGCTGATTGCGCTCAAAGGGCTTTCGCGCGATGCGGATATCTTCGTCACGATCAGCGAGGAGCAGGCCGCGCGGGCCGTGGGCATCCTCGCGCAAGAAGGCTTCGCCACGACACCATCGGGCGCTGCCGGGATCGCGGCGCTCTTCGCCGGGCTCGATTGCGGGCACGACGCGCGGGTGATGGCGATCCTCAGCGAGGGGCGGGAGGGGGCGTGA